One Methanolobus sp. WCC4 DNA segment encodes these proteins:
- the folD gene encoding bifunctional methylenetetrahydrofolate dehydrogenase/methenyltetrahydrofolate cyclohydrolase FolD → MAEENYDSRKIDGRSLSKKVEEQVKQEVDELKVENGITPGLATILVGEDPASKMYVRLKHKACERVGIHAEDHNMPETTTQEELMQRIRELNAREDIHGILLQLPLPGHLDDKTAMLAIDPAKDADGFHPCNMGKLLIGEEGLVPCTPKGVIRALEEYEVSIQGKHAVIIGHSNVVGKPMAAMLINRNATVSVCHVFTDDLKKFTLDADILVVGTGVKHLIKADMVKEGAVIFDVGITEEEGKVYGDVDFDNVVKKASLITPVPGGVGPMTIAILMEHVLIAAKNS, encoded by the coding sequence ATGGCAGAAGAGAACTACGATTCCAGGAAAATAGATGGGAGAAGCCTGTCAAAGAAAGTGGAAGAGCAGGTAAAGCAGGAAGTTGACGAGCTGAAGGTAGAGAATGGAATCACTCCCGGACTTGCAACCATACTTGTCGGCGAGGACCCTGCATCCAAGATGTATGTACGCCTCAAGCATAAGGCATGCGAGAGGGTCGGCATACATGCAGAGGACCACAATATGCCTGAGACCACCACACAGGAAGAACTCATGCAGCGTATCCGGGAATTGAACGCCAGGGAGGACATACATGGGATCCTCCTGCAGTTACCTCTTCCAGGGCACCTTGATGATAAGACCGCAATGCTTGCCATCGACCCTGCAAAGGATGCCGATGGTTTCCACCCATGTAACATGGGTAAGCTCCTGATCGGGGAGGAAGGTCTTGTGCCATGTACCCCGAAAGGCGTCATCAGGGCACTTGAAGAATACGAGGTGAGCATTCAGGGCAAGCATGCAGTAATTATAGGACACAGCAACGTTGTGGGCAAACCAATGGCTGCAATGCTCATAAACAGGAATGCCACAGTTTCCGTATGTCACGTATTCACCGACGACCTGAAGAAGTTCACACTGGATGCCGATATCCTTGTTGTTGGTACCGGTGTCAAGCACCTTATCAAAGCAGATATGGTAAAGGAAGGTGCGGTTATCTTTGATGTAGGTATCACCGAAGAGGAAGGAAAGGTCTACGGTGACGTTGATTTTGATAATGTTGTGAAGAAGGCTTCACTCATAACCCCGGTTCCCGGAGGCGTTGGTCCTATGACCATTGCTATCCTCATGGAACATGTGCTTATAGCAGCTAAGAACAGCTGA
- the folP gene encoding dihydropteroate synthase gives MVVDVDIYGLKVGDEHPVRLMGVINLSKESFYKGSVVSNDSLLDVAQKMVDDGATILDIGARSTWPLASPVIGEEEELSRMVPALDILKDNVDALISVDTVYASVAKESLKHGADIINDVSGFTTNPEMMDIVAEYDCPAVVMASEEVPGDPIGMDAIMQSLADIISKADARGIDTDKLILDPAIGKWIPEKDPIFDFETIDQFESLKVFERPILAAVSRKSCIDAVLHKPADERLYGSLAATAIVVHKGAHIIRTHDIPETKDVVEVAAAMRKRQPFVKDGDFEVTVTDIVHPDDAEYLMKSMGVTGTGAKVMKNKTVSKVVRVNNITTTEALIIKQEILARGGDAALERDAVSHETEKTDVLIIGTVLQFEKLVYKLSFQARNLPLIAEMIAEALENDMDVEHGYLREL, from the coding sequence ATGGTTGTTGATGTTGATATATACGGCTTGAAGGTTGGTGACGAACACCCCGTAAGACTCATGGGTGTCATAAACCTGAGCAAGGAATCCTTTTACAAGGGTTCGGTTGTTAGTAACGATTCTCTCCTTGATGTAGCACAAAAGATGGTAGACGATGGTGCCACCATACTTGACATAGGTGCCAGGTCCACATGGCCTCTTGCAAGTCCTGTCATTGGCGAAGAAGAGGAATTAAGCCGTATGGTCCCTGCACTGGATATCCTGAAGGACAATGTCGATGCACTCATTTCCGTAGACACTGTTTATGCCAGTGTTGCAAAGGAATCACTTAAGCACGGTGCTGATATCATCAACGATGTCTCAGGTTTCACAACCAACCCTGAGATGATGGACATAGTTGCAGAATACGATTGTCCTGCTGTTGTCATGGCATCAGAGGAAGTCCCCGGTGACCCCATAGGCATGGACGCTATCATGCAGTCCCTTGCAGATATCATCAGCAAGGCCGATGCCAGAGGAATAGATACTGACAAACTTATCCTTGACCCTGCTATAGGGAAATGGATTCCTGAGAAGGACCCAATCTTTGATTTTGAGACGATCGACCAGTTCGAGAGCCTGAAGGTATTCGAAAGACCGATACTTGCAGCAGTATCAAGAAAATCGTGTATCGATGCTGTGCTTCACAAACCAGCAGATGAAAGGCTATATGGAAGCCTTGCTGCAACTGCCATCGTGGTGCATAAGGGTGCCCACATCATAAGGACACATGATATCCCTGAGACAAAGGATGTCGTTGAGGTTGCTGCTGCCATGAGGAAGAGACAGCCATTCGTAAAGGATGGTGACTTCGAGGTCACTGTCACAGACATAGTTCACCCGGATGATGCGGAGTACCTTATGAAAAGCATGGGTGTCACAGGCACCGGTGCAAAGGTCATGAAGAACAAGACCGTGAGCAAAGTGGTACGCGTGAACAATATCACCACCACCGAGGCACTGATAATCAAACAGGAGATACTGGCAAGGGGCGGGGATGCAGCCCTTGAGCGCGATGCAGTATCCCACGAAACAGAGAAGACGGATGTACTCATAATAGGTACTGTATTACAATTCGAGAAACTGGTATACAAGCTCTCGTTCCAGGCGC